TTCAAATCTATCGTGGTTTTGAccaactttgacttctttttgtttccaaaaataCGCAGATGACTcaaccagatttttaacagatttcttaAGATAATTTAGTTGATGTGAGAagtttgtaataaaatcatgcTCTGGTTTAGGAAACTTTTGggttttacaatgtttcgctgtatgtcctaaatgaccacaacgaaagcatcttttatgtctgggtcttttggtgtgagaagatgatgtatgtgatgagagtcttgagctttctgctttcttcattttcttgtccactctGCTTTCATCTTCTTGATGTTCTTCATCACTGTCTGAATCGAGTGAGCTTTCAGACGTGTTGTCCTCGCTCGAACTTTGTTCTTCACTTGCTCCATAACTTGAACACTCGAAGCTTTCATCACCAGTTGTTTGATCTTCAGTTGAACTTTCTGATGTTTGTTCGTCTTCTGTGGTAGTGACGCTTGAATCTTCTTTATCTTGGTTTTCAGTGACGCTCCTTTCTGATTCTGTCATACCTGTTCTAGAAGGAATAAATTCGGGAATTTCCTTTGTAAGGAATTTTCCAAAGCTATTCCTTTTtaattctggcacaaatacaggagattcacaaGCAACTTTATCATCACAACACGCATAATTCAAATCATGACAATCAGACACACAAGGTTCACGATCACAGGTCTCAACtgtaggcacatggcccttacagtcatccacggatttaaatttaggcacttggccattacagtcatccatcctacttaaattattacattcttccttaacattgtttttcttagaacaattccagacgaaccagttaacggtggaataactgtcgcctgaatatccaattcctatttttgacccgccgcagtctccatcctcatcgcacacatcttctttacactcAATGGGATCTGCATTGCTTTTAGAACAGTTAGCGGTTGTATCATTTTCATAAAATTCATTTTGTTCAATTGAGGcccaaattgtagatcccaaaacgaatccggatcacagtggttggttgttttaacccataacacctattgattaggtgtttgagatatgaaaagttaagaagaatcaaagatgaaggtgaagctaatggattaatgaatacaacaagtgttgtattgaatccaaacaataagatataacaataaacaaccttggatatcagatttgagcacaagatcaaCAAGAGAAAGTAACAACACTAATATTCATCAAGGAGCCAAAAGCTTGAGTTTGTTACAAGGCATGAGCTATATATAGTGTCTGACTTGCCAagaaatttataaatttgctggaatcttaactacaccaagtcagATTTGCCACTATCAAAATATTACAAAATTAGCCCCTAGACTTTATAAAGTCTAATAAACATAACCAAAACAATCCATAACCATCTAAAACAAGTACCAACGGTCTCATATGACCTAACAATATTCCCCCTAGACCGTTGCGTACTTGATCGTTCTTCATTCTTGTTTAGCATTTTAGACCCTAATCGACTCAAGTACCTACGGTCTCAAAATGGTCTAACAATATTCCCCCTAGACCGTTGCGTACTTGAGCGTCTTCATTCTTTGACTCTGGTGTCAGGATTTGCTGCGTCTTTTCCCATGATGTGCTGTGATGGAGTTTTCTTGTTATCAACTTCGCTTGCATCCTTCAATGTGACATTGTATGTGGATGACATTGGAGATTTAATTTCTCGGAATTCTGATTCTGATGAAAGAATCTTGTCTTTTGAAGCAAGTGATTGATGATAGCTTCTTTCTTCTCTCGAGCTTTGTCACATTCCTTCTGTTAATCAATTTTTGAATAACATCTCCGTCATCTCAGTCTTTCTTTCTCTCACCTTTCTTAAGATCAGCTTGTAGCACCGAATCACCCCGCCTTTTCTTTCGCTTGTCTCTGCTTTATGCAGCCTGTTGGGGATCTTCTTCAATATCTTGTTCTTCGTTTTAGTGTGAGAAACTTCAAATAAAACATTTGCAGAATATATCTTTAATCCTGCATCATTCTGTTTCTCTTGATCTCGTTTCCAACAGTTCTTGTATTCTGAAACATACACACGAGCTAAGTAAGATCTGGATTACAAAGTGCTATAATGTTGTATTTGCAGAGGGTAGAAGTagtaataaaagaaataaaaatatttacaaagGCGCAATCAAATATGCAGGCAAGAACACTACATATTTTTGACATTTAGACAATTACGCCGGTCAGATACAAATTTCAAACTTTCTCGAAAAACATGcccatttttttttattaaaatagcataacttatgaaatatttataaaccaGAGAaagtttgggccattttgacacCGAACTTCGAATTTTCAGCTCAGGGGAGGGGTTCCCTTTGATGCGAACATTCGACGCTCGTCGACTTACCTGCAGAAGATCATATTGCCAATACTTGCCAAATTCttatttataataattattattataattaaccAGGGTACAAGAAAAactgccagtatgtttgtccgcttaaatccatgcatccttctttcaacgtGCCTTTGGggagcgcttttatcatgtttttggtaatattgacaagtcttcgatggcccccacacaagctattgagaatagaatcattacgcccccgtgaatcccacatcaggacatacccccgcgatcaaggtatgcacaaagattcctcataacaggtgagtatattggtttcattctcttcaacgatagaacaaagatcaggtctgtactttcgtacaacagagatcccaagagctatcgagggcTAGGACAGATTgtttggtgaacaggtcagtaccacCGTACAGCAGAGTTACCAAACTAATCCGTCTGAGGATTTTGGCCAAAGATGGCGCTTATTATGggttttggccaaaaatggcACTTATTAGAAAGGGTTTGGCCttttttttaaggcacttattattaagagaatatcatagcgtctaggtcagcatgtatctggatgcagcagaagaacaactatgatatcctccgaatgaaataccaatataaagacccgaaatctcagactttggcaatctgtcaacgcaagattcaagaccattaagccatatgccgcaacgtgttacccactgagatgcgtaatgcctgagaaaagccagaattcttgtgtagacattatgttttgcttcctaacagcagtttactcgtcggtgttgctgaatctaccgacacgtcgttgcttggtaccccgatttctttttgttttctgttttgcaagaaatgacaaagtgttagcaattttctatcatTTCTTCTAACAGGAGTCAGACATAAGCATCTAATATTGGATTTTCtggaataccccccccccctaaaatctttattttcgaAAGTCCGTTGCCTGAAAATAAAATTGAGTCAGAAAAACTTTTTGGTGGGCGACGCTTCACGATACTTGTTTTTCTTTCAACAAACGTTTTTTTTTAACTATTGACAAAAGATAGAGTATTTACAAATGATTTTGGATCACAAGATTCATTTTCACTCAAGGAAATCAaccatttccaaccaggttaccagctggttgaatcgggttttatcatttgtcttggcatttttcatGTTGAGCACGTATGCGTTGTTTTGTCATGTAACAGTGAGCATGATCATTTCTGCAGGAACGACATATTCAGGATTGAGAAACAAACATTCTATGTCGTTGAAAAGCACCGATATTCCTTTATCACTGACTTGTGATACGCTCATGAGATTGTAGCACAATTCTAgaacatagttgacattttcCAAAGTAAGTGCTTCAGATACAACATCTCCTATTTCAACGATCTTCCCCCCTTTTCATCTCCAGTGAATGACACGTAATCACCATCAATAAAACAAAAACTCTTCATAATTTCCTTTAAGCCTGTTATGTGTCTTGACCATCCGCTGTCGACATGCCAGATATATTTCATGAGCATTCGAAGCCATTTCTGGAGTTTATTCTGAAATACAAGTATATACACAAATCAGTTTGATTTGGGAACCCATATTTGCTTCACTTTGGATCTATCATGGTTTTGACCCACGATGTCCTCTTTTTGCTTCCAAAAATAAGTTGTTGAATTaaccagatttttaacagatttcttaAGAAGATCAAGCTGATTTGTGAAATCTTTAACAAAAtcattttctagtttagaaaaattcttggttttacaatgtttcgctgtatgtcctaaatgaTCACAGCGAAAACATCGTTTACGTCTGGGCTTTTTGGTGTTAGAAGATGATGTAAGTGATGAGTGTCTTGAGCTTTTTGAAGAATCTTTTGATGCGGTGTATCTTGAACTCTcggctttcttcattttcttgtcaactctgctttcatcttctgagcattcttcatcaCTGTCGGAATCAGATGAATTTTCAGACGTTTGGTATTCACTTGAGTTTTGCTCTTCACTTGCTTCGTAACTTGAATCATTGCAGCTTTGATCTTCGCTTGAACTTTCTGAATCTTGGTCTTCTATTGTTTCAACACTTGATCCTTTGGAGCTTTCATCATTTATTGTTTGATCTTCACTTGTGGTTTTCGAGGTTTCTTCACTTGAAAATTCAGGGCTTTCACCATCTGTTGTTCGACCTTGGCTTGATGTTTCTGATTTTTGCTCATCCTTAGGACTTGAAGTCTCCTTTTCCTCTTCTGAGGCAGCACCGCTTGAGTCTTCATTGCAGTGATCTTCAATGATTTTCTTTTCTGACTCTGTCATACCTGATCTAAATGGAACAAATTCTGGAATTTCCTCTGTGAGGAATTTTCCAAAGCTATTCTTTTTcaattctggcacaaatacaggagattcacaaACAATTTTATCATTACAAAATGCAGAATTTAAATCATGACATTCAGACATAACATGTTCACgatcacgggtctcaaatgtaggaacatggcccttacagtcatccGAAGATTTGAATTTAGGCACACGGCCATTACGGTCAtcccgaatattgtttttcttagaacagttccaggcgaaccagttaacagtggaataactgtcgcctgaataacCTATTCCTATTTTTGAACCACCGCAGTCTCcatcctcatcgcacacatcttctttacacacAATTGGATCTGCATTACTTTTAGAAAAGTTAGCGGTTGTTTTATTTTCACAAGATTCGTTTTGTTCTACAGAGGCCTTTTCATCAATTAGATCGTTTTCGGGATGAGGAGTTGGCATAGGCACATAGTTTTTGCTATATGCTGGAAAGaagagttttctttcatttccttgcCTGTCCTTATACCCGATCCCGTCTTTCACATACGTTGGTCGTTGGTAGTTTTTTtatgtcagtaaaggccttttgactgacattccatttgtTTATGACGATTTGCAACTTGTTCTTTTCGTTTAAAGCCTTTTCTAGTCTATCTGTGAGATCgttaatgataaaatcttttctaaacacaaattccTTTAGAGTTTGCATTTCAACTAAAGTTaaattcaactttctctgatatgcggcctcgttctgtttaagctctttgttaaattttaaagcgTTGTCTTTTTGTCTCTCAAATTCTAGATTTAGAGACttgtaatgtgccacgacatcaacgcaAGCTGGTGTGCATAACTTTACTTTAAAGTTATGTGGAATGCTATTTACCAAATCCTTGTCTGCCTTTTCTTTTGAGGATTCGGTTTTCATGGCCACAGCTGAGGCTTTCGCTTTCTCTTCCTTCACAGAAGTTGTTTCTTTCTGAACCTGCTCTGTGGCCTTCACA
The sequence above is drawn from the Helianthus annuus cultivar XRQ/B chromosome 12, HanXRQr2.0-SUNRISE, whole genome shotgun sequence genome and encodes:
- the LOC110875361 gene encoding uncharacterized protein LOC110875361; protein product: MKKAGNHITNRAAIKKLLDSLTKEWSLKCMMIKRDFLNNPNPVTLTDLINTLKDFEMDVNKREMNTTGYTPKPAQTSAGLKNVALLASEGVSQQASDTTYFNASASALKAPRSNEKTVVLGDTQAKENAEAEEQVHKALMAKISSDSLSSSPKPTEKQATGIPKGDDATDKGLKSILTFSEPEKDKKVEEAVKATEQVQKETTSVKEEKAKASAVAMKTESSKEKADKDLEFVFRKDFIINDLTDRLEKALNEKNKLQIVINKWNVSQKAFTDIKKLPTTNVCERRDRKNNIRDDRNGRVPKFKSSDDCKGHVPTFETRDREHVMSECHDLNSAFCNDKIVCESPVFVPELKKNSFGKFLTEEIPEFVPFRSGMTESEKKIIEDHCNEDSSGAASEEEKETSSPKDEQKSETSSQGRTTDGESPEFSSEETSKTTSEDQTINDESSKGSSVETIEDQDSESSSEDQSCNDSSYEASEEQNSSEYQTSENSSDSDKYKNCWKRDQEKQNDAGLKIYSANVLFEVSHTKTKNKILKKIPNRLHKAETSERKGGVIRCYKLILRKGHVPTVETCDREPCVSDCHDLNYACCDDKVACESPVFVPELKRNSFGKFLTKEIPEFIPSRTGMTESERSVTENQDKEDSSVTTTEDEQTSESSTEDQTTGDESFECSSYGASEEQSSSEDNTSESSLDSDSDEEHQEDESRNKLQKWLRMLMEYIWHVDSGCSRHMTGLKELLENFRFIDGDFVSFAGDEKGGKIVGVGDVVSEALTLENVNYVPELCYNLMSISQVCDKGISVLFNDMECLFLKPGYVVPAEMIMLTAPRQNNTYVLNMKNAKTNDNLTCLISKASESESLLWHRRHLSEIQSAAEGW